TGCTCGAGTTGCTCGTCGCCGTAGTAGGTGAGCCACTCGCTGACGGCCCGTCCCAGCAGATCGTCTCGCGGGAGCGATTCGACCGCCGCGGGCGGAACCGCGGCCTTCGCCGTGACGTCGAGGCCAACGAGCGTGGGCGAGCAATCCCGTACGACCCGGTGGGCCGCGTGGGGATCGGTGTGGAAGTTGGCCTCGGCCAGCGGCGTCACGTTGCCCGAACTGAATGCGGCCCCGCCCATAACGACGAGTTCGTCGAGCAGGTCGGGCAGGTCGGGTTCCATCGCGTGTGCGAGCGCAACGTTCGTCAGCGGTCCGATCGCCGCGAGCGTTAATTCGCCCTCGTGGGCTCGAGCCTGCTCGACGATGAACTTCGCGGCGTGTTCGTCGACGGGCCGGCTTGCAGCCGTCGGCGTCGGCACGTCGCCACGGATACCGCCCTCGCCGTGGATGTGCTCGGACGTCCGGAGCGGGACGGCCAGCGGCCGATCCGCTCCTCTCGCGATGGGCACGTCCGTCCGCTCGACGAGTTCGAGGATCGAACGAGCGTTCTCGGTCGTCTCCGAAACCGGCGCGTTGCCGTGGACGGTGGTCAGCCCGACGACCTCGAGGTCGGACCGCTCGAGGGCGGTCAGAATGGCCACGGCGTCGTCGCAGCCGGGATCCGTATCGATCAGCACGGGGCGACTCATACGCGAACCGTCGGGCCCCATCCGTGATAAATCGCCGGGCGTTCGCGGCGGCCGGTCCCGTCGGTCACTCGAGCGCGTCTTCGGCACCCGTGAGCAGGGCAACCGCGTTCGGCGTCCGTTCGACCATCCCCTTCCCGAGCAGGTAGCGAGCGTAGCCGTTGGCTCGGCCCCATTCCCGGTCCTCGTCGTCATCGCGACTGCGCCGTTCTATCCCCGAGTCGCCAGCCGAGACCCACCCTTGAGCCTCCGCGAGGAAGTATTCGGTCGACGGACCTGGGGACGACGCGAGCGCGTCCTCAAGCAGATCGACGGCGTCTCGCTTCGCGGCGTCGATCGACTCCGCGTCGAGTTCGGCCGCCTCGCCGTCCTCGAGGCGGTCGCGTTCCACGCGCGCCGTCTCGAACAGGAGCCACGTCTTCGCGAGTTCGACGGCGCCGTACACCTCGAAGCCGCGGTCGGCGTACCGGACGCCGGTACCGCTGCGGTCTGATCGCGAGTAGAGCGCGCTGTGAACGGAGCGGCGTTCCCCGTCGAACTCGTCGATCCGGTCGAACCATCGCGCTCGATCGTCGCGCAGGTCGTCGACGCGCTCGCCGAGGACCTGCCGACT
Above is a window of Natronorubrum tibetense GA33 DNA encoding:
- a CDS encoding nucleoside hydrolase, which gives rise to MSRPVLIDTDPGCDDAVAILTALERSDLEVVGLTTVHGNAPVSETTENARSILELVERTDVPIARGADRPLAVPLRTSEHIHGEGGIRGDVPTPTAASRPVDEHAAKFIVEQARAHEGELTLAAIGPLTNVALAHAMEPDLPDLLDELVVMGGAAFSSGNVTPLAEANFHTDPHAAHRVVRDCSPTLVGLDVTAKAAVPPAAVESLPRDDLLGRAVSEWLTYYGDEQLEQYGIESAAIHDALVIAGLVDDGVLETERYPMEVGIDSDIARGALVCDRNGVRGEQPNGSVALEADYERFREIVSASLERHLERAGADADEDSVA